Proteins encoded within one genomic window of Candidatus Nezhaarchaeota archaeon:
- a CDS encoding radical SAM protein — translation MKEEVRGITKRIEELRDKAQGSKFSHWLACHPCFNPQAHFQYSRIHLPVAPKCNIQCGYCKRGIDKCEYRPGVTCTIMKPEEAAKLVDEVVKRDEKLKVVAVAGPGEPLFNDETFETFKLINERHPNLIKCVATNGLLLQEKVPILKSLEVRAVTVTINALNPEVASKIYEFVILNGEVIKGVEASRILIERQLKGLKAAADEGLVVKVNTVLIPGLNEREAIEVAKRAAELGAFIQNIIPLIPLYSFKDHRPPTCEELNRVREEASKYIKQFRLCKQCRADAYGVPGFEKRSVSKEQDFYLTFHA, via the coding sequence ATGAAGGAGGAAGTTAGGGGGATAACGAAGCGAATTGAAGAGCTTAGAGACAAGGCTCAGGGAAGTAAGTTCTCCCACTGGCTTGCTTGCCATCCATGCTTCAATCCCCAAGCTCACTTTCAGTACTCTCGTATACACCTTCCAGTAGCTCCTAAGTGCAATATTCAATGTGGTTACTGTAAAAGGGGCATAGACAAGTGCGAGTATAGACCTGGAGTCACCTGTACCATAATGAAGCCTGAAGAAGCTGCTAAACTAGTTGACGAGGTCGTCAAGAGAGATGAGAAGCTGAAGGTGGTAGCAGTCGCTGGACCTGGTGAGCCTCTCTTTAATGACGAGACCTTTGAGACCTTTAAGTTGATAAACGAGAGGCATCCAAACCTCATAAAATGCGTTGCAACTAATGGACTACTCCTGCAAGAGAAGGTACCCATTCTCAAGAGCCTCGAGGTAAGAGCCGTCACGGTGACCATCAACGCTCTAAACCCCGAGGTAGCCTCTAAAATCTACGAGTTCGTGATACTAAACGGTGAGGTGATAAAGGGTGTTGAAGCGTCGAGAATACTGATAGAGAGACAGCTTAAGGGTCTAAAGGCTGCTGCCGATGAGGGTCTTGTAGTAAAAGTCAACACTGTTCTCATACCGGGTCTTAACGAGAGGGAGGCTATTGAAGTAGCCAAAAGAGCAGCCGAATTAGGGGCTTTTATTCAAAACATAATCCCACTAATCCCCCTCTACTCGTTCAAAGACCATAGACCACCAACTTGTGAGGAACTTAATAGAGTGAGGGAGGAAGCGTCAAAGTACATAAAGCAGTTCAGGTTATGCAAGCAATGCAGGGCTGATGCCTATGGAGTGCCGGGCTTTGAGAAGAGATCTGTGAGCAAGGAGCAAGACTTCTACTTAACGTTCCACGCATAA
- a CDS encoding transglutaminase family protein: MYLAPTPLIQSNNPEIVEYARRLSSPSIEQTVKNVYLFVRDEIKWTIDKVKPAVDVLKSRKGSCFNKASLQIALLRALNIPARYRLEEVLAIALKPYLPQEVYDLIPKTVIHALTEVYLGGKWLGCDATIDSQLSHPLWKRNWEVGMDMSCIPSIFKVKVVGSYPDLPIALISENMRTILLREDLTLKIEKHLDNLRALPLDEKLKHFEQCWGSDVISYLVKRGRK, encoded by the coding sequence ATGTATTTAGCGCCGACCCCCCTCATTCAATCGAACAATCCTGAGATAGTAGAGTACGCAAGGAGGCTAAGCAGTCCATCGATTGAGCAGACAGTCAAGAACGTATATCTCTTCGTGAGAGATGAGATCAAGTGGACCATAGATAAAGTGAAGCCCGCCGTTGATGTCTTGAAGAGCAGGAAGGGCTCATGCTTCAATAAGGCTAGCCTTCAAATAGCTCTATTGAGAGCCTTAAACATACCAGCAAGATATAGGCTTGAGGAAGTATTAGCGATAGCTCTCAAGCCTTACCTTCCACAGGAAGTCTATGACCTCATTCCAAAAACGGTAATACATGCTTTAACGGAAGTGTACTTAGGGGGCAAGTGGCTTGGTTGTGATGCAACGATAGACTCTCAACTCTCTCACCCGTTGTGGAAGAGGAATTGGGAAGTAGGCATGGACATGTCCTGCATACCGTCCATCTTCAAGGTTAAGGTTGTGGGATCGTACCCCGATCTACCGATAGCTCTCATCTCAGAGAACATGAGAACGATATTGTTGAGAGAGGACCTCACTCTGAAGATTGAAAAGCACTTGGATAACCTGAGAGCTCTACCGTTGGATGAGAAGCTAAAGCACTTTGAGCAATGCTGGGGGTCTGACGTCATATCTTATCTAGTTAAGAGGGGTAGAAAATGA
- a CDS encoding radical SAM protein yields MRLHYKAILCKTLGYNYSDVSHGNKDHHQLRTYTTLLNVFFVKLLKARTLSERCAKCGFCTHYINCPGQEDCHGCGSCVNACPYEAKVLLEVEVPDFYVTVKIDCEKYQVPRGVTIIKALELVGFRISRLPGGGDIYAPCMTGGCWSCAVLVNGSLKPSCITPVQDGMEIVTKVDEVVKRTPLRLVSSFQGHPVGGVGTPYWLKPKGFFYKYIEVACFAHGCILRCPSCQNWEITYSSRDDPLTPFQAAYLLTETRKLYNVDRMAISGGEPTINRPWLVEFVRSLKTLNVDERARIHVDTNAAVLTPDYIDELVEAGMTDIGVDVKGLRLETFMKITGIKDRELAQRMLENEWNTVKYVVDKYWGKVFIGVGIPYNRDFMSFEELYEIGSRLASIEPSLQVCALDYRPEFRAHHLRRPSFEEMLKVKKILEDSGLRVVVCQTVRGHILPAT; encoded by the coding sequence ATGCGACTTCACTATAAAGCGATATTGTGCAAAACCTTGGGGTATAACTACTCAGATGTCTCTCACGGCAACAAAGATCACCATCAGTTAAGGACTTATACAACCTTGCTAAACGTATTCTTCGTGAAGCTACTTAAAGCTAGAACCTTAAGTGAAAGATGTGCTAAGTGCGGCTTTTGTACCCACTACATTAATTGTCCTGGGCAAGAAGACTGTCATGGATGCGGAAGCTGCGTAAACGCTTGCCCTTATGAAGCTAAGGTGTTATTAGAGGTTGAGGTACCAGACTTCTACGTAACCGTGAAGATTGACTGTGAGAAGTATCAAGTGCCTCGTGGGGTTACGATAATCAAGGCTCTCGAGCTTGTAGGCTTCAGGATCTCAAGGCTACCAGGAGGTGGGGACATATATGCTCCGTGCATGACCGGTGGATGTTGGTCGTGCGCCGTCTTGGTGAATGGCTCCCTCAAGCCTTCATGTATAACCCCCGTGCAAGATGGCATGGAGATTGTGACTAAAGTCGATGAAGTCGTTAAGAGGACTCCGCTACGTCTAGTCTCAAGTTTTCAAGGACATCCAGTTGGAGGTGTTGGGACGCCTTATTGGCTTAAGCCGAAGGGATTTTTCTACAAGTACATAGAGGTGGCCTGTTTTGCTCATGGATGTATACTGAGGTGCCCGTCTTGTCAGAATTGGGAGATAACTTACAGTTCTAGGGATGATCCGCTAACGCCCTTCCAAGCTGCTTACCTATTAACCGAGACTCGAAAACTCTACAACGTGGATAGGATGGCCATAAGTGGTGGCGAACCAACGATCAACAGGCCATGGCTCGTGGAGTTTGTAAGGTCGCTTAAAACCCTTAACGTAGATGAGAGGGCTCGCATACACGTTGATACGAACGCTGCCGTACTTACACCAGATTACATAGATGAGCTCGTAGAAGCTGGGATGACCGATATAGGAGTGGACGTTAAGGGATTAAGGCTTGAGACCTTCATGAAGATAACTGGGATAAAAGATAGAGAGCTAGCCCAGAGGATGCTAGAGAATGAGTGGAACACCGTGAAGTATGTGGTCGATAAGTACTGGGGTAAGGTATTCATTGGGGTAGGCATACCATACAATAGAGATTTCATGAGCTTCGAGGAGCTTTATGAAATAGGCTCTAGACTTGCTAGTATAGAGCCCAGCCTACAGGTATGTGCATTGGATTATAGACCAGAGTTTAGAGCACACCATCTTAGAAGACCAAGCTTCGAAGAAATGCTCAAGGTGAAGAAGATCTTAGAAGACTCGGGACTTAGAGTTGTTGTCTGTCAAACTGTTCGTGGTCACATACTGCCGGCAACTTAA
- a CDS encoding DUF22 domain-containing protein encodes MTLRQRVVVKYLSKRSGEVKRLEFPNQMIEYIISTAGRWINIVANESIEVKAGQPVVVKIDPVHLHPKEITLTCPVSRHALGVLLGLYGSEGKPQPIESSRVFDKAIFLALRDGVIEDGDMLGIINAVVVYAVLEKQIIRVNRFESVIC; translated from the coding sequence ATGACCCTACGTCAGAGGGTCGTGGTCAAGTACTTAAGCAAAAGATCTGGCGAAGTGAAGAGGCTAGAGTTTCCCAATCAGATGATCGAGTACATTATAAGTACTGCTGGAAGATGGATTAACATTGTTGCTAATGAGAGCATCGAAGTTAAAGCCGGGCAACCAGTAGTAGTAAAGATAGATCCAGTCCATTTGCATCCAAAAGAGATAACGCTCACATGCCCCGTTTCAAGACATGCCCTCGGAGTGCTGCTGGGACTCTATGGATCTGAGGGCAAGCCGCAACCTATTGAAAGTAGTAGGGTTTTTGATAAAGCTATTTTCCTTGCGCTTAGAGATGGAGTGATTGAAGATGGAGATATGCTAGGAATCATAAATGCCGTTGTGGTATACGCCGTCCTAGAGAAACAGATCATTAGGGTTAATCGCTTTGAATCCGTCATTTGTTGA
- a CDS encoding tRNA uridine(34) 5-carboxymethylaminomethyl modification radical SAM/GNAT enzyme Elp3 — protein MQREQVLEVKAKKPVRSISGVVVVTAMTKYFPCPHGRCIYCPKGSGLTPQSYVDLSPVALRAQRLNYDPYLQVASRLKAYKAMGHEPSKVELIVIGGTFPALPRSYQEWFVRRCFDALNSFPNTTYESKDIEEAHQVNEEAYSRCVGLTIETRPDHADREVADFLLRLGVTRVEVGVQTVYDDVLEKVRRGHKVRDTIEATKTLKDAGFKVVYHYMPGLPGVDLDRDLEGFRELFENPDFRPDMIKIYPTLVLPGTELYELWLKGEYKEMDDLKAVEFLLKAKPLIPPWVRVIRIQRAIPSNCVVAGVKSNNLREVVHRRMEELGLRCRCIRCREVGFAKLKRGIRPQDLNLKINIRTYEASQGLEYFISLEDESYDLIAGYVRLRLPSNPWRPEIVEKSAAIIRELHVYGPEVPVGHENEEAWQHKGLGKKLMGEAERVARDELGAKRVVVISGVGSRPYFYSLGYRRLGPYVVKDLA, from the coding sequence ATGCAGCGAGAGCAAGTGCTTGAGGTCAAGGCTAAGAAGCCGGTAAGGTCTATCTCAGGAGTGGTAGTCGTAACTGCAATGACTAAGTACTTTCCATGCCCTCATGGAAGATGCATTTACTGCCCTAAGGGCTCAGGTCTTACCCCTCAAAGCTATGTTGACTTAAGCCCTGTGGCGCTTAGAGCTCAAAGATTAAATTACGATCCCTATCTTCAGGTCGCGTCAAGACTCAAAGCATACAAGGCTATGGGCCACGAGCCCTCAAAGGTCGAGCTCATAGTTATTGGAGGAACATTCCCAGCACTGCCTAGAAGCTATCAAGAGTGGTTTGTAAGGAGATGTTTTGATGCCCTCAACTCTTTCCCTAATACAACTTACGAGTCCAAAGACATTGAGGAGGCTCATCAAGTAAATGAGGAGGCTTACAGCAGATGCGTTGGGCTGACGATTGAAACGAGGCCCGACCACGCAGACAGAGAAGTGGCAGACTTTCTATTGAGGCTCGGGGTGACAAGAGTTGAAGTTGGGGTGCAGACAGTATATGATGACGTTCTAGAGAAAGTGAGAAGAGGTCATAAAGTGAGGGACACGATAGAGGCGACGAAGACCCTTAAGGACGCTGGTTTTAAGGTTGTTTATCACTACATGCCCGGCTTGCCAGGAGTAGATCTTGATAGGGATTTAGAGGGCTTTAGAGAATTATTTGAGAATCCAGATTTCAGACCGGACATGATAAAGATATACCCGACGTTAGTCTTACCGGGAACGGAGCTCTATGAGTTGTGGCTTAAGGGCGAGTACAAAGAGATGGACGACTTGAAGGCCGTAGAGTTCTTATTAAAGGCGAAGCCCCTCATACCTCCATGGGTTAGAGTAATAAGGATTCAAAGAGCAATACCAAGTAATTGCGTTGTTGCAGGGGTTAAATCGAATAACCTAAGGGAAGTAGTTCATAGGAGGATGGAGGAGTTAGGGTTAAGATGCAGATGTATTAGATGTAGAGAGGTTGGTTTTGCAAAACTGAAGCGAGGGATAAGACCTCAGGACTTGAACCTCAAAATTAATATAAGGACCTATGAAGCATCACAAGGCTTAGAATACTTCATATCTCTAGAGGATGAGAGCTACGACCTAATAGCAGGCTATGTTAGATTAAGGTTACCCTCAAATCCTTGGAGGCCTGAGATTGTGGAGAAGTCGGCAGCAATAATTCGAGAGCTTCATGTTTATGGGCCTGAAGTACCCGTTGGTCACGAAAATGAAGAAGCATGGCAACATAAAGGCTTAGGGAAAAAATTAATGGGCGAAGCGGAAAGAGTGGCGAGAGATGAGCTTGGAGCTAAGAGGGTTGTCGTTATAAGCGGTGTAGGTTCAAGGCCGTACTTCTACTCCTTAGGTTATAGGAGGTTGGGTCCTTACGTAGTTAAAGACTTAGCGTAA